The following is a genomic window from Hymenobacter chitinivorans DSM 11115.
CCTGCAAACCGAAAACCAGGAGCTGCGCACCCGCCTCGACGAGCTGGAGCGCCGGGCCCTGGCCGCCACGGCCGCCGCTCCCCAGGGCCCAGCCACGGCCGGCCTGCCCCTGGCCGCGGCCGTGCTGCTGGCCGCCGGCGGTATCGGGGCCGCCCTGCGCCGCCGGCGCTAAAGGCTTCGGTGCACGTACTAGCCCGCCGGCCCGGTCCTCGCGACCGGGCCGGCGGTTTTATTTTGGCCCTTGTGCAACGCCTGGGCCGGCCGTCAGGTCATGGGCCCGGGCGCCGCCGGCTGGCCCTGTCCGTGCTTTCTGTCCCCTTTTTCCTATCCTGCTGATGCTGCACTTCTTGCCCCGTCGGGCCGCCCTGCTTTTTTCGCTGCTGGTTGCCGCCAGCGGTGCCCAATCCCAGGCCCAAACCACCCCGTCCTGGTCCACGGCTACGCGGGCGGGCAGCCGCTGGTCGAACCAGGATGAGACGGTTACGGGGGCCGTGGACGCGGCCGGGAACCTCTACCGCGTGGGTATTTTCGCCGGGACCCGGGTGGTGGGCTCCACCACGCTGACCTCCGCGGGCGGCTACGACGCCTATCTGGCCAAGTACGCCCCCAGCGGCGCCCTGGCCTGGGTGCGTCAGCTCGGGTCGGCGGGCCAGGATGCAGCCACCAACGTGGCCCTGGATGCGGCCGGCAACGTTTACCTCACCGGCTCCTTCACCAGCAGCCTGGACCTGGGCAATCATGTAACCCTGGCCGGCAATGAGGGCAACATCGACCAGCGCAACATCACCCAGCTCTTCGTGGCCCGCTTCTCGCCCCAGGGCGTGGCCCAGTGGGCCCGCCAAAGCACCGTCGACCCCGACAATCTGGTGGGTAGCTCGGGGCTGGTGGTGGATGCCAGCGGCACGGTGGCCGTCGCGGGCCTGTGCCACGGCCGCATCGGCGTTGGCCCAACGACGGCCACGCTGCCCAACCCCGCTAAGCACGGCTCCTTTCTGGCCCGCTTCAACGGGGCCACCGGCGAGCTGCTGACCCTGACGCCCGCCTACTGGTACAGCCGCACCGGTCAGGCCGGGATGGAGTTGCCGACACTGTCCCTGGCTCCCAACGGTGACTACTACCTTGTGCTGCAGCAAAGCTACGACCAGGACCTGCAGCTGGGCTCCACTTCACTACCCAGCACTGGGAGCAGCAACCTGGTAGCGGTCCGCCTCGGTGCCGCGGGCGCCGTGGCCTGGGTGCAGCGCACCGACCTGGGGGCCAGCCCCTACCGCTTTTACGACCACCAGAGCCGGGCCGATGCCACGGGCAACCTCTACCTGGCCGGCAGCTTTGATGGCCAGATTCAGAACGGCCGCGCCACGGTAGCCAGCCGCGGCGACTACGACGCCTTCCTGCTCAAATACTCACCCCAGGGCCAGGTCGAATGGCTGCACACCGACGGCGGCCCCGGCCCCGACCGGTGGGCCAACCTGGACCTGGACGCCCAGGGCAACGTGTACGTGACGGGCAGCTTTGCCCAGACGGCCTCCGTCGGTACCACCGCCCTGACCTCGGCCGGGGGCACCGACGTGGCCGTGGCTTCCTACTCGCCCCAGGGGCAGCTGCGCTGGGTGCAGCGGGCGGGCGGGCCCGGCAATGACGGGGGCTACTTCCTGGGCCTGGACGCCCGCACCGACGTGCACGTCCTAGGCAGCTTCGCCGACGGCAGCGTCTTCGGCCCGGTGGTGCTCGGCAGCAGCGCGGCGGCGGGGGAGCTGTTTGTGGGCGTGCTGCAAAACTCGGTCCTGGGCACTCGGGTTGGGGTAGAGCCCCGGGCGCTGTCGGGGCTCTATCCCAACCCGGCCACCACGCAGGTGCATCTGC
Proteins encoded in this region:
- a CDS encoding T9SS type A sorting domain-containing protein yields the protein MLHFLPRRAALLFSLLVAASGAQSQAQTTPSWSTATRAGSRWSNQDETVTGAVDAAGNLYRVGIFAGTRVVGSTTLTSAGGYDAYLAKYAPSGALAWVRQLGSAGQDAATNVALDAAGNVYLTGSFTSSLDLGNHVTLAGNEGNIDQRNITQLFVARFSPQGVAQWARQSTVDPDNLVGSSGLVVDASGTVAVAGLCHGRIGVGPTTATLPNPAKHGSFLARFNGATGELLTLTPAYWYSRTGQAGMELPTLSLAPNGDYYLVLQQSYDQDLQLGSTSLPSTGSSNLVAVRLGAAGAVAWVQRTDLGASPYRFYDHQSRADATGNLYLAGSFDGQIQNGRATVASRGDYDAFLLKYSPQGQVEWLHTDGGPGPDRWANLDLDAQGNVYVTGSFAQTASVGTTALTSAGGTDVAVASYSPQGQLRWVQRAGGPGNDGGYFLGLDARTDVHVLGSFADGSVFGPVVLGSSAAAGELFVGVLQNSVLGTRVGVEPRALSGLYPNPATTQVHLPGLAAGTRVQLLDPLGRLARETQVSGTGQVSVQGLRPGLYTLHATTAQGRPCSGKLVVSE